In Desulfobulbaceae bacterium, the genomic stretch GGTTCAGAAACGTTTGATGAGTTGGGATGGCAAGTGAAGAAAATCAGGAGATATGTACGCTGGATACCAGCGAGAACCATGTTGCCAAGACGGCAAATATCAGAGACTTGGAATTTATTAAAGTACCATCTTCCTGTTGCCGTCATACCAGCATGCCCCTAGCTGGTATCCAGAAATTGAGCTGGATTCCGGCTAGAACCATGCTGGAATGACGAGATGCGATAGCTTGATAAACGGTATATCAGTATTTTCCAAGTCCCGCAACGGCACTTTTCTTAAAGGACTATTCACTTACGGCCATGACAGGCAAGAAAGAAATCGACATCGGCAAGACTATTGTCTATTGGCTCGAAAGCGCAATATACGATATGGATACAGGTTCGTCACTTATGCGTTCCAGGCGATATCCGTATGCCCTTTTTTTTGGGCATCTTGCCCTAGAAAAGCTTCTCAAGGCTCTAGTTGTTAAGCATACAGGCGACCATGCGCCGTTTTCGCATTCACTTATTATCCTTGCAGGGCGCACAGGGCTTGATTTGCCCGA encodes the following:
- a CDS encoding HEPN domain-containing protein, translated to MTGKKEIDIGKTIVYWLESAIYDMDTGSSLMRSRRYPYALFFGHLALEKLLKALVVKHTGDHAPFSHSLIILAGRTGLDLPEAILDQLAEFMEFHTEARYPDVKMEFYQKCTPEFARDKFRAIKKVYVWLRKKSGIS